The following proteins are co-located in the Podarcis raffonei isolate rPodRaf1 chromosome 5, rPodRaf1.pri, whole genome shotgun sequence genome:
- the CCDC39 gene encoding coiled-coil domain-containing protein 39, which yields MNALGDRGHGGADSTASILAELDWDDGFAIPVANAENKALEDELQKLQKEKANLQNQLTDFEDRIAAMTSHLKNVRQEFNLTQSLFRARQNEIETEQHFKSLAEREVGRLKSEIQRLENEMVSLREKKNSQENNIFKVTQKLEALRCQMNWDQQALEAWLEESARKDNDAVAIQKYAQQDDGKLQMLTLQIEMLTVQCNNRRRILDNELTETLAAQIELDKTAEDFRRVHHERQELIRQWESTIEQMQKRDQEIDKCALLLAQARRAIRAKESLLKDKVQFLANESGNNMEYEKRIAVADRLATKLRLDYQKEEANRNQFQDELDTLKATVDGTASELEAMRINVANLKKEIQEKTLRLNVIKDQNDSLASKLKYVTNQALTLEEKAARMEELLKEKEKSVKEREALEQHLRDKQFKRIKELQKLKDKEKCCSAEIDGRKGQLKNLHSRLCRVDAETLKQQELMYKQDFYIQQVERRLSRLHGELNTDEKQVLEAKVAELSKIAEEKKQAYNTLQAQQKKLQNDIHFIKLAMTKTGEEMAGLTTRVDELNLFTEKSEKLLKKARADKQDMLIEDNLLKLELKRVRDTLYNKAEQVLSLEKRKQQLQTAMEERTADIKVHKAMIETQIRIIEQERQTLSSEFHERLGKIEKLKSRYEIITVVMMPPEGEEEKTHTYYVIKAAQEKEDLQREGDDLDAKIQLAEKECIALENTMHVLNNCNSNYRDTFKAVTEKSEEHQEKLKLENEKRAADEKYRYKRRQIKEIQEDIQTMQGNLDTLLKEEALCREKIQEKEAQALQLNKDIDDQKPKLERATKQMDRVTREIRALKRTQSETQEEQDIELRSLKEFSRSIDTMLHEVAESDPDLNTILQRYFEQASLQLQISSRLSFRSSPHSSSSSNMSPKSSASSAARLKVVSLTLSPNAETLSRPSSQSSFSGTSRSKSPN from the exons ATGAACGCCTTGGGCGACCGCGGCCATGGCGGAGCCGACTCCACCGCTTCGATACTGGCCGAGCTCGACTGGGACGACGGCTTCGCCATCCCCGTGGCCAACGCGGAAAACAAGGCTCTGGAGGACGAG ctgcaaaaattgcaaaaagaaaaggcaaacttACAAAATCAGTTGACTGACTTTGAAGACCGTATTGCTGCAATGACATCACATTTGAAGAACGTCAGGCAGGAGTTTAATTTGACACAG TCTCTTTTCAGAGCCAGGCAGAATGAAATTGAAACCGAGCAGCATTTTAAATCCCTCGCAGAGAGAGAAGTGGGGCGACTGAAAAGCGAGATTCAAAGACTGGAGAATGAAATGGTTTCATTACGAGAGAAGAAAAATAGTCAAGAA AACAATATTTTCAAAGTGACTCAGAAGCTGGAAGCCTTAAGATGCCAAATGAACTGGGACCAACAAGCTTTGGAGGCTTGGTTAGAAGAGTCTGCACGCAAAGACAATGATGCAGTTGCAATCCAGAAGTATGCACAGCAAGATGATGGCAAATTGCAA ATGTTAACTCTACAGATCGAAATGCTGACTGTACAATGTAATAACAGACGCAGAATTCTTGACAATGAGCTTACGGAAACCTTGGCTGCTCAG ATAGAGCTGGATAAAACAGCTGAAGATTTCCGCAGGGTTCATCATGAAAGGCAAGAACTTATCAGGCAGTGGGAGAGCACCATAGAACAAATGCAGAAAAGAGATCAAGAAATAGATAAGTGTGCCTTG CTTTTAGCACAGGCAAGGCGGGCAATCCGTGCAAAGGAAAGTTTGCTTAAAGACAAGGTACAGTTTTTGGCAAATGAGAGCGGTAATAACATGGAGTACGAGAAGAGAATCGCCGTGGCTGATCGGCTAGCTACCAAACTGAGGCTAGATTACCAAAAAGAGGAGGCCAATCGAAATCAGTTCCAGGATGAG CTGGATACCTTGAAAGCTACTGTGGATGGAACTGCTTCTGAGTTAGAAGCGATGAGGATCAATGTAGCTAACCTTAAAAAGGAAATCCAGGAGAAAACTTTAAG GCTAAACGTGATAAAGGACCAGAATGACAGTCTTGCGAGTAAACTGAAATATGTGACAAACCAAGCACTGACTTTAGAAGAAAAAGCAGCCAGAATGGAAGAGCtcctgaaagagaaagagaaaagtgtCAAG GAGAGAGAGGCACTGGAACAACATCTGCGAGACAAACAGTTCAAAAGAATTAAGGAGCTGCAGAAACTTAAAGACAAGGAGAAGTGTTGCTCAGCTGAAATAGATGGACGCAAAGGACAGCTGAAAAACCTACACAGTCGCTTATGCCGGGTGGATGCTGAGACACTCAAACAACAAGAACTCATGTATAAGCAG GATTTTTACATACAGCAAGTTGAGAGAAGGCTGTCACGCTTGCATGGGGAGCTTAACACAGATGAGAAGCAAGTTTTAGAAGCAAAAGTTGCTGAACTTTCGAAGAtagcagaagaaaagaaacaagcataCAATACTCTACAAGCACAGCAGAAGAAACTCCAG aatgACATCCATTTTATCAAGTTGGCTATGACTAAGACTGGAGAAGAAATGGCTGGCTTGACAACCAGAGTAGATGAGCTAAATCTTTTCACTGAAAAATCAGAGAAGCTATTAAAAAAAGCCAGAGCAGATAagcag GATATGTTGATTGAAGATAACCTCCTGAAACTAGAGCTGAAACGTGTAAGAGATACCCTGTACAACAAGGCAGAGCAAGTTCTTTCCCTGGAAAAACGGAAGCAGCAACTTCAAACAGCAATGGAAGAAAGAACTGCGGATATCAAAGTTCATAAGGCAATGATTGAGACACAAATAAGGATAATAGAGCAGGAGCGTCAGACTTTGAG TTCTGAGTTTCATGAGCGCCTGGGTAAAATTGAGAAATTGAAGAGCAGATATGAAATCATTACCGTTGTCATGATGCccccagaaggagaagaggagaaaacTCACACTTACTACGTCATCAAG GCTGCCCAGGAAAAGGAAGATCTCCAGCGTGAAGGAGACGATTTGGATGCAAAGATCCAGCTAGCTGAGAAAGAATGTATTGCCCTTGAGAATACTATGCATGTGCTTAATAACTGCAACAGCAACTATCGAGACACATTCAAGGCAGTCACAGAGAAAA gtGAGGAGCACCAAGAGAAGCTGAAACTGGAAAACGAGAAAAGAGCTGCGGATGAGAAATACAGATACAAGAGAAGACAGATCAAGGAAATCCAGGAAGATATACAG ACCATGCAGGGTAATCTTGATACTCTTTTGAAAGAGGAGGCTCTCTGCAGagaaaaaatacaagagaaagAAGCACAAGCTTTGCAGTTAAATAAAGACATAGATGACCAGAAGCCAAAACTAGAAAGAGCCACAAAACAG ATGGACCGAGTAACTAGAGAGATCCGAGCATTAAAGAGGACTCAATCAGAAACACAAGAAGAACAAGATATTGAACTTCGTTCATTGAAAGAGTTCAGCAGATCAATTGATACAATGTTGCACGAAGTTGCAGAATCAGATCCAGATTTGAACACAATACTTCAGAGATACTTCGAACAG gCTTCCCTCCAGCTTCAGATTTCTTCTCGGCTTAGCTTTCGGTCATCTCCTCACAGCTCATCCTCTTCAAATAT GTCCCCCAAGAGTTCAGCTTCATCTGCTGCTCGACTTAAAGTTGTATCTCTGACTTTGAGTCCCAATGCAGAAACTCTTTCACGTCCTTCTAGCCAAAGCAGCTTTTCTGGAACCTCTCGTAGCAAAAGCCCCAATTAG